Genomic segment of Arachis hypogaea cultivar Tifrunner chromosome 11, arahy.Tifrunner.gnm2.J5K5, whole genome shotgun sequence:
GTGTTTTTGAGTATTAATTACATTGACATGCTGATAAATGATAAAGTAGTCCCAAAAAATTGGACCTTGCCCTTCATTGGgtatacaaagaaaagaaaataaagtagcTTTTGATTTGTACTCACTATAACTTCCGCGCTTTGGTACTTAAAACAGTCTAACCAAATCAACTTATAACACATGATTCAAGCAGAAATAGTCATTCTTCATCAACTTATAACACATGATTCAATCAGAAATAGTCATTCTTCCTTTAATTAAGCAGAGAGAAATaatgtttttactattttttatagtattaagatattttttaattttttattcaatcatttttaatattaaaagttaaaactaaaaaGTCCGCCGTTAGACCAatatatataaagataagaaCAATTCTACTATAGCTATAGATGATATGGCTACCTATCCATTGGTAGGTCTAAAATGAGCTCAATAATTATGTGTTTATTGAATGAGTCATACTTATATagattattagattttattagataaaaattaaaggctactataaaaaaaaaaaacattgataaactctaataaatatagaatatcttagtacataaataaatactttaaatgacaatactttaatacacaatactttaaacgacaatagaattttttatttttaaataattaaatataaaatatataaatacaaaatatatgaatatttttatttattaaaattaattattatgcaaaattttttttataatattaaaaaactatattaaaatgatattttaaatttttttactgtaACAGATTTAATATGTTTTCTTATTTCAACGTTATTATacgattataattatttaatatataaaaaattaatagaaagtatatatatattactatataAAGGTAAAaactttttgttctaaaaaacataaaataaataaatacaaaaaatataagtttttttattcattaagattaattattatgcacaAAATttcttataatattaaaaaattatattaaaatgatattttaaactataacataaaaatataaaataattaaaatttattttatattacttgacaaataattagattattatatttaaaatttattaattaattactttgttaaatatattattatataatataattttttatcaaaatatttgtacaagtaaaatttatttaaaaaatttatataatacatgaaaatattaactttgTTATTTAagtatgtatttaaaattatattatttattctgtttttctagaaataatttaaaaaataaaaaattaatatttttatgtattatatataatattttaaataaattctatttttaaaatatttttatgaaaaattatattataaaataatatctttaataaaaatagttagttaataaattttgaatataataatctaattatttatcaagtaatataaaataatattttaattattttatatttttatgttacagtttaaaatattattttaatattataaaaaaattttgcataataattaattttaataaataaaaaatacacatatattttatatttaattatttaagaataaaagattctgttaccatttaaagtattgtgtattaaagtaatgttatttaaagcatttatttatatactaggatattttgtatttattagagtctatcaatgctcttcttttatattagcttttgattttcatctaataaaatttaatgacCTATATAAATATGGTTCATTTAATAAACACATAATTGTTAAGCTATTTTAGACATACCCTTAACAATGAAATGACAAATGACATAAGTAGTTTAAGATATAAGTATCGTAAACGCTCCTAAAAATAATGtatataacattttttttctcGTTAAATGAGACAAGTAGATTTGTTTTATGAGTTTTGCTAAatatacaataatttttataaataatgtgacctaataaagtaaaaaaatatttcactTTTAAATTATTTCTTAAACCTTAATATTAGAATATAGTGAATTGAATATACAGCTATTATTAACTGTGCAtgagtaaatcaaataaaaaaaataactatccaattaaaaataatgaatataatCATTTACATGCCTATTGAATTAAACATTCAatatattcattattcacattatttagtattctcattatttacctatatttttccttgttttatatatatatatatgattaccaACAAAGAACAAATagaaaaggagaaaagagaaGCACAAACTAAGACCCTATTTAACTCTTTTGATATAGATTGAGTTATTCAAAATGTGTttaatttttggaatttcttagtaACCCAAATGTGactaattatgtatttattatgtatttatataattatattatattttatgtatttttataaattttatatttatttaatttaaataaaaaaacctgtaaaatctaaaaaatttagagtaattatccaaatcagtccccaaagattttaaaatcgAATGTTTTAGTcctcaaaaaaattaatacacagattaatCTCTAAGGTTTTACTCCGGCAAACAAATCAATCATCAGTTCATTTTTCGGCAGAATAATTAATgtataaatcaattcccaacgtTTCTCTCCATTAGACATAACAGTCCtccatccaaaaataaaataataataataattattaattgcataataatattgtactataattttttgtattttttggacaataataatgataaatttattcattagatttttgtatatatatatatagtcactcaataataataataataataataataataataataataataataataataataataataatagtaataataaataaataaataaataaataaataaataaaattatcagagattattttacaaaaaattcaaagttaaaactatttgatatttttatatttaatataataaaaatgtcctattttaaaaaatatgtttgtattaaaagaaacATGTATTAAtataaatccaaattaaaatattttcttttaatacatattttttaatacaaacatttttttttcataagatattttttattatattaaatacaaaaatattaactgattttaaccttgaattttttgtagaataatctctaataattttattaattattattattattattgagtgacctctaataattttattaattattattattattattgagtgactatatatatatatatatatatatatatatatatatatatatatatatatatatatatatatatataaaagaatttaataaataaatttatcattatttttgttcaaaaaatacaaaaaaatatagtacaatattattgtataattaaaaataataattttattttattttattttaaaataaaaaactgttatatctaataaaaaaatattaaaaattaatttaataatttgtatattaatttttttagagtaaaatatccatttttaaaatcttagaacaaatttggataattactcaaaaatttctatttatttatttgtcgAAAACACAGTTTTAAGCTAAAACCCTTCCAtgtccaacaaaaaaaaaaccggcCAAAACCCTTCCCCTCCACTCCAGGACCAACCATGCGCCACCTCTTCCGTTTCGGCGCCGTCGCTCGACGCGAGAACCTTGTCTTCCTCCTCCGCAGGTACAGGTCACCGAAGCCAGCCACGGCACCGTCACCGCCAACCCCTCCGAAGCCTCCAAAGAAGCCGCAGAAGTTCAGCTTCCACGGCATCACGTGGGAGGACCCATACAGCTGGATGTCGAACCTGAACGACAAGGTTGCGATGAGGCACATGGATGTTTGCATGGAGCAAGAGGAGAAGTACACCGAAGCCGTCATGTCCGACTCCGAGAAACTTCAGAACAAGCTGCAGTTCGAGATGGCTTCGCGAATTCCCTTCGACCTCTCCACTCCCCCTCTACGATGGGGCCCTTGGTTCGTACCTAGTAACTTACATCAGTGTAAACCACCATTACCGTATTAGAAAGATTATGACTTCAATAATTTAGCTCCTAAAACTAGTAAGCCAAATTTGACAAAAATAGCCCAAAATCTAAGCAGTAGAAAAGGCCATTTTGGTGCATTTTGTCGAAGGTTGTTCATATTCGGAAGATTATCCGtgtatttctttctttttggggACTAAATTGGTAGTTTATTCTTGTTTTGGTTTAATTTTTGAGTGGTTGCAGGTTGTACTATCGTCGTGTTGAGGAAGGGAAACAGTACCCTGTGCTGTGCAGAAGGTTGGCCAGCTTGAATGACGAGTTCATTTCACATAAGTATCCTCCTGCTGGGTTTGATTTTGCCTCTGGCAAGAGAATTGAACAAAAGCTTATTGATTACAACCAAGAAGCAGAGAGATTTGGAGgtcattttattatatttaaatatactaTATGGATTTAGCTAAGAAGTGCTGTAGTAATAGTCGAAACTATTTTGAATCTTTTTATACATTCGACGCAttggaaatataaaatttttcCTTTTGGTAATCTTAGTTAGCTTTTTAGGACACTTGTTAGCGAGACCTATTTTATATGAAATGTGCTACGCAGGATTGAATTTAGTGGAAAGGGCTAGTTTCAACTGTCTCTGTTGGTGAAGTTACCATAATGCCATGCCATTCCTGTTGGAAACTAAAGAAAGATCAATGAATGAAAGGTGGCAGGGTTGTTGTAattatagaaaaagaagaaaagaaatcatATTTCAGATAAGAGTGGGTTATGTATTAGATTATGAAGAGGGGTAGATGCTGTGTGCTAGTTAGAGAAAAGAAGTGAATATATGATTCTCTTGCAACTTGCAAGTGAATAGATTTATTCTAGAATGCTTAAAATGGTTTTCCTTCTCTTTTATTATTTAGGTTTTGCCTATGAGGAATTGTCTGAAGTTTCGCCGAACCATCAGTTTATTGCTTACACCATGTATGATAAAGATAATGACTACTTTAAGTTGTCTGTGAGAAATTTGAACTCGGGTTCCTTGTGTAGTAAGCCTCAGGTAGATCGGGTTTCAAACTTGGCATGGGCCAAAGATGGTCAGGCATTGCTTTACGTTGCAACAGATCAGAAGAAAAGGCCATATCGGTGGGTGAACTGTGAATTTCTTGTTTAATTAGTGCCTTGGTTGCCTTAGTTATGCTATTTTATGGTTACGATTATTAGCTTTCGGATCCATGTAGTATTCATTGATCCTATCTGCCTGCTTAACACCGTAGGATCTACTGCAGTCTGATTGGATCAACTGATGATGATGCTTTGCTTTTGGAAGAATCAGATGAAAATGTTCACATTAATATACGCAACACAAAAGACTTCAGATTTGTGACTGTAAATACATTCACTACCACTTCTTCAAAGGTAAAAGATCTTCTCTGTAAAACTTTGTCAAGTGAAGATCCTTCTTACTGTATGggaatttgtaacaattttttaggTCTTTCTGATAAATGCAGCTGATCCATTATCCGGCTTGAAACTAGTTTGGGAGTGCCCTTCTCTAGCTCATTGCATAATTGAGCATCACCATGGTTACCTTTATTTATTTACAGATGCTCCAAGAGCTGGGCAATCAATTGATTATCATTATCTTCTCTGTAGTCCAGTGAATGATCCATCAAATCCAAGAAAATGGGAGGTAGTTTAGGACATTACCTTTTTCTCTTAATTAGTTGGTGGTTTCATGTTTATCACTGTTATGCTATTACACGATAATTTGGACGTGTTTATTTCAGACGTTGAGATAGCAGCGTTTACAATAACTAGTTATGTTTTCTCATTTCATTTGCCTCTGAATATCAGACTTACCTTACATGTTATACCACTGCCTCATAAACTGCAGGAGGTATTTCTcaatgatgaagatttgattgttgaggatgttgattttagtgacAAATACTTAGCATTGATTTTAAGGGAAGGTTGTAATTTTCGACTTTGTTCGGTTAAACTGCCATTGTCAACTGGGAAGGTAATCAAAGAGAATTTGCTATATCAATCCCTTGATTATGAATTTTATCTTATTGAACTATTTGTACGGACAATCTTATTTTTGTCTTAGGGGGCAGTTAAACTCAGGAAGTTGGATATACGGTACCTGTCTCTTCCAAAACATGTTTGCCAAATTTCCCCTGGACCAAATTATGACTTCTACTCGTCGGTCATGCGGTTTATAATATCATCACCTGTGGTATGTAAATACAAGTACTACTAAGTTTTTGTCTTCTAGATAGTGTTGACTACATAGAACGTTTGCCGTCTTCCCTTCTCAAAAGTTTCTGAAGATGTTGTCTCTTTATGTTTCTTTGATCTATTACCTTCataacatatcttttcaaatgaCTCTCAGTATTCATCAATCCTATTAAACATGAACTCAAGGAAAGTTTGAGAGCATGAACGGGAAACTGGTTTCGAACTaagttgttttgattgatttcgcTCAAGTATTCTgcaagatataattgaaaataaaactGAGTGAATATGTGATGATGTATTTTGCCAGTGTGTCTTGTACCATTGGTTTTGGCTTTCTAATTATTTCTGAGCTACTTTCGTCCTTTCTAGCTGATGCTTTGTTGAGTTTGTTCCAATTTCTGGTGTGCTTGCTGTTGTTATATATGGCATGATTGCAAAATACTCCATTCATATATTACTTCCTCCGGAGAGATCATTCTTGTTCATTCTCTACTTGGAACAAAGGTCTATCCCAAAATTCCGTTAAGTTCACCATGAGTTTCTTGCAGATGCCAGATGCTGTGGTTGATTATGAACTGACAACTGGTAGGTGGAACATTATTCAGCAGCAAAATATGCTTCATGACAGAACACGAATACTTTATGGAGCAAATTCTGCAAGTGTCACCCTAGACAATGCAAATTCAAAATGTTCCGGTCCTGTGAATTCAAAGTTGGAAGATAGCCAGTCATGGAATGAATTGTCTGAATTTTATGCCTGTGAACAATTTGATGTCCCTTCAGCTGATGGGGTGAAGGTTCCTTTGACTATTGTTTTTTCTCGTAGTAATAAGCCAGAGGATAAAACACCTGGGATATTGCATGGACATGGAACTTATGGTGAGTTACTTGATAAAAGGTGGCGCAGTGAACTAAAAAGCCTCCTAGATCGAGGTTGGGTTGTTGCATATGCTGATGTCAGGTAAGCAGTAAGCTACAAATGCTTTGGCCACTGTGTGCTCAATGCATTTTCATATGGATACTATTCTTTTGTCATACTCATGCGTGTAGTCTCTTATTTGTTTCCAAGTAACTGCAAATTGTTGcaataatttttatcttttcaagtCTCAAATCTCTGACCTATGAACATTTTGGCTGTTCTGTTTCAGAGGTGGCGGTGGTCATGGTAAAAAATGGCATCATGATGGCAGACGTACAAAGAAACACAATTCAATCAATGATTATATTTCCTGTGCCAAGTTCCTCACTGAAAGAGATATTGTGGATGAAAATAAATTGGCAGGTTGGGGATATAGCGCGGGAGGACTCTTGGTTGCTTCTGCCATTAATCAACATCCAGATTTATTCCGTGCTGCAGTCTTAAAGGTTTCCAGTATTTCTGAGCCTCTTTGGGATTTTACATTTTCTTGCTCTAGTTTAAAACATTAATTCAAATACTCAATTTCTTATTCCTTGTTTGTGCTTTAGGTTCCATTTTTAGATCCTACCAACACTCTTCTGTATCCTGTCCTACCACTTATAGCGGCTGATTATGAAGAGTTTGGTTACCCCGGGGACCTTAACGATTTTCTTGCAATTCGAGACTACTCTCCATATGATAATATTCAAAAGGATGTTCTTTATCCAGCTGTGTTAGTAAACTCGTCTTTCAATACAAGGTTAGTTCCGATGCCTTTGCATCAGTTGGTATCCCTGTTTCTTAATTGGTTGACTTGTGTTGAAGTGTTAAGACATAAGAGAGAAGATCCTTGTGATTAAAGTGGAACAATGAAATCAGATGTGTTTCCATGCTAGGCATTTCTCAAATGTTCCTCTCcttgaaaaatataatttaaacaatGGAAGGATTCCACATAATAGAACTTTTCTTGCACTGTCAAAAACTCACTGTACCCTTATTTCCTTAGATTATCTGcacatttttattctttatttgaaTGTAGTAAAAAAGTCAGACAAACTGACCATACTAAACTAATGCACCTCTGATTTTGTGCTTCCGTGATCCAGATTTGGTGTATGGGAAGCTGCAAAATGGGTTGCACGAGTTCGTGATCTTACTATATATGATCCGAAGCGGCCAATATTACTGAATTTGACCACAGATTTAGTGGAGGAAAACCGTTATTTGCAGTCTAAGGAGTCAGCATTAGAGGCTGCATTTCTTATCAAAATGATGGATTCTTAGATATGCCAACTGATATTAAAAAAGAGAAATGGCAAAATCAACCTCCAATGAGAAGTTCAGCTTGTGAAACATTTGCCTTCGAATTTCCAAATCCAATGGAGAAAAGCGACTTTGATGATTTATGATTCTCGGACAACGCCTTAGTCGCTTTCATGCAACAATTTGAAAGTTTATTACCTGTAAATGTCACTGGTTTATTGTTTCATAACCAACATGTAATAATTCTTATATGTCTTGACGACAATGAATAATGGCATAGTTATCTCTTGTATCATTAATCCATGACTTTGGCCTTTTCATACTACAGATCCTATGGCTCTATGACTTCCTCGTTTTTGTTGTCTAGCTATTTACATgactttttcttattctttttttttttccgtatTGGTTATTTTCATATCTTTGATAATGATATCGGTGATTGGTGAttggtgattggtgaatggtgaCTGACAATAGACATCTTTGAAAAGTTTGAAATATTAAATTATTGTAGGTCAAATACATTGCAGGGAACCTGATTTTGTCTATGGACCGCTTTCTTTCTACTACTTTAGTAGTGACCCGCACAATTCTCACGTGGATTATCTAAGCTTAACTTTCTGTATGTATTTTAGCTGCTTGGTTCCGTTTGGTTACaaggataagataaaataagatataaaaaataaaaagataaaaattagtatttttgtattttatttgataataaattaattataaaaaataataaattataaaaatttaatttatttttattttgttttataaaaaataaaaaaaatataataataaaaaatatacaatttaaaaaattgctagaaagatttaattattaaaaagatgttttaatattaaaattattaaaaatgattaaattttaaaatatttaaagacAAGCACCAAactaagttgggttggtctaatgATTagttcactagtccgcttaaataAGTGTGGGTGAGGGGGGGAtttgaatcccgccttgtgcatgcagcaattatataaaaaaaaagagataggTGAGGAAGTTGATATTATTCTTTTATCCTTGAGAAATGTTTTGAttatatgaataatataataaaaataaatggcaTGTATTTTGATGATTGTGATTGACTAAGGTTTGATTTGTAGAAAATATAGAAATAGCAGCTATGAATTAATAACTAATAGGTACTAACAATTGAAATAGAATTCTAACAGTCAAAAGATATGAAAAGGACATAAGTTTGAGGTAATAGAGATACAAATAAAGAGTTAGACTAAGATTACTAAAGTGAGCAGTATGAGTCTTGATCCCTTGTTGATGCTAAGATATATGATATCTCATGTGGCAAAATTTTAAGTATTTAAAATTGAAGATTCGAATGTTCTTGCTGGATCTATAAAATTGAGCCAAATATAAGAGAATTATACATGATGATACAAATTGCAATAAGAAAACAATGTTGGTAAAATGTAGCATTCTGATTGGCAATAAAGTCACAGCAATGTAAACTAAGGAATAAATTGCTTTTTATGAGGAAAAATTGATgtatatataaatcataaaagCTTTAAAGAATACCCGATGTTAAACGATTGTCGTATATTTCTAAAGACTTCAGGGTAAACAACATTCTCAGTCTTGTCTGTGTTTTCATCATGAGCAATTAGAAATTTTAACCCTTTTTTGTTTCTCACTCTTGAGATGGCAACATAAAGTTGGCCATGTATGAAAATAGATTTTTTACGTAGTAATCTCACGTGTTCCAAGGATTGTTCTTGAATTTTGTTTATTGTCATTGCGTAAGAGAGCATCACAGAAAATTGTCTCTTTTGGAATCTAAATGGTAACCTGACATCTAAAGGTGTGAATGTCATTCTCAGAATGAAGACCTTGTCGACACAGTTGTTGGAATTTAACAATTTTGCCTCGATAACTTTATCTCCAAGTCTTGTAATTATCAACCACATACCATCACAAAGCCCTGATGAGTGATCAATGTTTCTAATAAGCATAATAGAGCAACCAACTTTtagcttcaattcatgatttggaAACCCTGAGTACCTAATTGTTGGTAAAAACCTTGGTGTGTGCATGGCTTCAATTGCATTGACACCTCCTTCAAAAACACATTTATTGGAACTCACATACGTCTTGCATTCATTTTTATTCAATGCAGTCATGTACTCATTCAGCTCATCTATGACATTAATTGTAGGAACTAAATTTGCTCGGCCTTTCAAGTGGCTTTCATTAGCCATGTTAGCAATGTAATCAAAATATATTGCTTGAACAATTCCTTGAATAAGATCATTATAATCAGTGATAAGGAATTCATGCGGTATTTTAATCATACTACATCCATCAGATGTTCCTTTTGATTTTTCGTTTCCAACTTGTAGAATCCAATTAGCAAACTGCTTTAAATCTTCTACCTGAGTATCTGTAGTCATAGATTGCAATCGCATGTTTACAGTGAGCCTTAATATTTCACAATGTTGCCATAGGTATGAGGAGTTTAAAGACGCATTTATGATGTCTTGTCTTGTTCCTTTTGGAATCACTGGCAAGATTTTCCTAAAATTCCCATCAATGACAATCGTTTTACCTTCGAATGGAACTTGTAGGTTTTGATCATCGTTGAACCTCATCAAATCTCTCATTGTCTTATTCAATGCCTCGAAGCAAAATTTGCTCATCATAGGAGCTTCGTCCCTAATAATTAGCTTAGCCTTTACAATTAATTCTACAATGGACTTTCTTGCTTGATGCTGCAAGTAGAGAACTCATCTAGAGTTAATGATATGGCAAAGCTAGAATGTGCAGTCTGACCTCCAGGTAACAACAGAGAAGCAATGCCGCTAGATGCAATAGTTAACACTATTTGTCCATTTGATTTTATTGCGAAAGCTAAAGTTTTTCGAAGGAAAGTTTTTCTTGTACCTCCATAGCCATACAAAAAGAATACATGTCCATGTTGACTTTTTGTAGCATTGATGATCTTATCATAGACCCTCCTTTGCTCTGCAGTTAATTTTGAGAGGCAGTCATTGTGTTGGCCTTCTAATACAACACGATCATAATTTAACTCATCAAAGATCATTTGTTTTGCGGTCTGAGGTAGTCGGTATCTCGTGATGGAAATGGCATGGTAGGATAATCTCGCAGGCTTTTCCCATTATTGTTCAAGCTCAATATCAATGAAAGTTAGTTccttcaattcttcatcattgaAAACCATATCTAAAATGTTGACAaagtaaatatattatttagtattgGAGATGAAAACATATGGTAGATAAAAGAAATAACAGGGAAACATGTTAAATTTAATTGAAAGGTTAGTCGTTGCAATCTTTTTCTTACCATATAAGCCAAACATTACTCTATGATCATGCAAAATTCCATCACTTAATAGCATGGTTGTTTTTTCCCAGACAGCTTCGGGTCACACACTTGAATTAGACCACAATAGAGTCACAAACAACCTTATCAAATAATGACCTGAGCCCCAATAACTTGCTTCTTGAATGGTATCAATATATTATCTATCGTCATCAAGCAAACCACGTGCATACCATGCATCTCAAAATGATGAGTAGATAACGCCATTGTAAGTTTGGATATCTGCATAGCTTGTTGGTCCTTGTACAATATTAAGCAACAATCTTAAATAATATAGCTCACTGGATGATGGTGGAATGTAGATCATCCTTCCAATCACTTGATGAGTTTTCCTGGGTTGCCAAGCTCGAGGTGAGGATTTCCAAACAAACTTGCTTGGAAACTCGTTATAAGTTAGTTCTCTAACCTCAGCATATTCCTTATTAGCAGGGACCAAGCTAGGAACATTGACTCTTTAATAGTCGCCTTTGCAACAGCTTCAACTAATGATACATTATCTGTAAATAGAACAAGTTGTTGATCTGGAAGATGAAAGCTGATTATCACAAAGCATTACTTTCCCTTCAGAACCTATTAATCCTCTATTTGAAGGTGGGACGTTAGACCATTATATAACATGAAGGATTGGTTTTGTGGTTCACTTTAATTGAATCTTTGGAAGGGGTATCTCAAAACTTGCTTCTTGTACATACATTCCATCCTGTGCAATATTTATTTATAACTTATGACTTAAGAAACTATTGAAAAGAATCAGGTGATTATATAATTATGCAGCGAATGCTTTACTTGGTAATTCATAAGTTGCTATGAAACAATgataacaaaagaagaaaagttttGTGTGTTGCATTTTGATACATCTAGTTTGTTTCTTTACTTATAAGCAAAGAA
This window contains:
- the LOC112720411 gene encoding uncharacterized protein isoform X2, yielding MRHLFRFGAVARRENLVFLLRRYRSPKPATAPSPPTPPKPPKKPQKFSFHGITWEDPYSWMSNLNDKVAMRHMDVCMEQEEKYTEAVMSDSEKLQNKLQFEMASRIPFDLSTPPLRWGPWLYYRRVEEGKQYPVLCRRLASLNDEFISHKYPPAGFDFASGKRIEQKLIDYNQEAERFGGFAYEELSEVSPNHQFIAYTMYDKDNDYFKLSVRNLNSGSLCSKPQVDRVSNLAWAKDGQALLYVATDQKKRPYRLIGSTDDDALLLEESDENVHINIRNTKDFRFVTVNTFTTTSSKVFLINAADPLSGLKLVWECPSLAHCIIEHHHGYLYLFTDAPRAGQSIDYHYLLCSPVNDPSNPRKWEEVFLNDEDLIVEDVDFSDKYLALILREGCNFRLCSVKLPLSTGKGAVKLRKLDIRYLSLPKHVCQISPGPNYDFYSSVMRFIISSPVMPDAVVDYELTTGRWNIIQQQNMLHDRTRILYGANSASVTLDNANSKCSGPVNSKLEDSQSWNELSEFYACEQFDVPSADGVKVPLTIVFSRSNKPEDKTPGILHGHGTYGELLDKRWRSELKSLLDRGWVVAYADVRGGGGHGKKWHHDGRRTKKHNSINDYISCAKFLTERDIVDENKLAGWGYSAGGLLVASAINQHPDLFRAAVLKVPFLDPTNTLLYPVLPLIAADYEEFGYPGDLNDFLAIRDYSPYDNIQKDVLYPAVLVNSSFNTRFGVWEAAKWVARVRDLTIYDPKRPILLNLTTDLVEENRYLQSKESALEAAFLIKMMDS
- the LOC112720411 gene encoding uncharacterized protein isoform X1, which codes for MRHLFRFGAVARRENLVFLLRRYRSPKPATAPSPPTPPKPPKKPQKFSFHGITWEDPYSWMSNLNDKVAMRHMDVCMEQEEKYTEAVMSDSEKLQNKLQFEMASRIPFDLSTPPLRWGPWLYYRRVEEGKQYPVLCRRLASLNDEFISHKYPPAGFDFASGKRIEQKLIDYNQEAERFGGFAYEELSEVSPNHQFIAYTMYDKDNDYFKLSVRNLNSGSLCSKPQVDRVSNLAWAKDGQALLYVATDQKKRPYRIYCSLIGSTDDDALLLEESDENVHINIRNTKDFRFVTVNTFTTTSSKVFLINAADPLSGLKLVWECPSLAHCIIEHHHGYLYLFTDAPRAGQSIDYHYLLCSPVNDPSNPRKWEEVFLNDEDLIVEDVDFSDKYLALILREGCNFRLCSVKLPLSTGKGAVKLRKLDIRYLSLPKHVCQISPGPNYDFYSSVMRFIISSPVMPDAVVDYELTTGRWNIIQQQNMLHDRTRILYGANSASVTLDNANSKCSGPVNSKLEDSQSWNELSEFYACEQFDVPSADGVKVPLTIVFSRSNKPEDKTPGILHGHGTYGELLDKRWRSELKSLLDRGWVVAYADVRGGGGHGKKWHHDGRRTKKHNSINDYISCAKFLTERDIVDENKLAGWGYSAGGLLVASAINQHPDLFRAAVLKVPFLDPTNTLLYPVLPLIAADYEEFGYPGDLNDFLAIRDYSPYDNIQKDVLYPAVLVNSSFNTRFGVWEAAKWVARVRDLTIYDPKRPILLNLTTDLVEENRYLQSKESALEAAFLIKMMDS
- the LOC140176041 gene encoding uncharacterized protein, with translation MRDLMRFNDDQNLQVPFEGKTIVIDGNFRKILPVIPKGTRQDIINASLNSSYLWQHCEILRLTVNMRLQSMTTDTQVEDLKQFANWILQVGNEKSKGTSDGCSMIKIPHEFLITDYNDLIQGIVQAIYFDYIANMANESHLKGRANLVPTINVIDELNEYMTALNKNECKTYVSSNKCVFEGGVNAIEAMHTPRFLPTIRYSGFPNHELKLKVGCSIMLIRNIDHSSGLCDGMWLIITRLGDKVIEAKLLNSNNCVDKVFILRMTFTPLDVRLPFRFQKRQFSVMLSYAMTINKIQEQSLEHVRLLRKKSIFIHGQLYVAISRVRNKKGLKFLIAHDENTDKTENVVYPEVFRNIRQSFNIGYSLKLL
- the LOC140176042 gene encoding uncharacterized protein, coding for MIFDELNYDRVVLEGQHNDCLSKLTAEQRRVYDKIINATKSQHGHVFFLYGYGGTRKTFLRKTLAFAIKSNGQIVLTIASSGIASLLLPGGQTAHSSFAISLTLDEFSTCSIKQESPL